A single genomic interval of Tistrella bauzanensis harbors:
- a CDS encoding gamma-glutamyl-gamma-aminobutyrate hydrolase family protein, with translation MPAPTVVRTGRRPVIAVTACIKPVEGSPFHAAGMKYVEAAAEGAGGMPLIVPALGDGIDIDQLLGIVDGILVTGSTSNVDPALYGGPAPRPGNKGDAARDATTLPLIRAAIDRDLPLLAICRGHQELNVALGGTLHQHVHEVPGMMDHRDDGTRPWEERFGHAHPVTVVTGGMLQRSLGGRTTMMVNSLHHQAIDRLAPSLVVEATAADGVVEAASLPGRRFVLGVQWHPEALWRIDGDHAAILQAFGEAAAARAVSHSTAA, from the coding sequence ATGCCCGCCCCCACTGTCGTCCGCACCGGCCGGCGCCCGGTGATCGCGGTCACCGCCTGCATCAAGCCGGTGGAAGGCAGCCCCTTCCATGCCGCCGGCATGAAATACGTCGAAGCCGCGGCCGAAGGGGCCGGCGGCATGCCGCTGATCGTGCCGGCGCTGGGCGACGGCATCGATATCGACCAGCTCCTTGGCATAGTCGACGGCATCCTGGTCACCGGCAGCACATCGAATGTCGATCCGGCGCTGTATGGCGGCCCGGCACCGCGGCCCGGCAACAAGGGCGATGCGGCGCGCGATGCCACCACCCTGCCGCTGATCCGCGCGGCGATCGACCGCGATCTGCCGCTGCTCGCCATCTGTCGGGGCCATCAGGAACTGAACGTGGCCCTGGGCGGCACGCTGCATCAGCATGTCCACGAGGTGCCGGGAATGATGGATCATCGCGACGACGGCACCCGGCCCTGGGAGGAACGCTTCGGTCATGCCCATCCGGTCACGGTGGTGACCGGCGGCATGCTTCAGCGCAGTCTGGGCGGCCGGACCACGATGATGGTCAATTCCCTGCACCATCAGGCGATCGACCGGCTGGCACCATCGCTGGTGGTTGAGGCCACTGCCGCCGATGGCGTGGTCGAGGCGGCAAGCCTTCCCGGGCGCCGCTTCGTACTGGGCGTGCAGTGGCATCCCGAGGCGCTCTGGCGCATCGATGGCGACCATGCCGCCATCCTTCAGGCCTTCGGCGAGGCCGCGGCCGCGCGCGCGGTGTCGCACAGCACGGCTGCCTGA
- a CDS encoding alanine/glycine:cation symporter family protein, producing MDSLINFLNDILWGYLLIYGLLAVGVFFTIRLGFVQIRHFPEMFRAVLGSAEGDKAGISPFQALCTSLASRVGTGNLAGVAVALYLGGPGAIFWMWMVALVGMATAYAESTLAQLYKTRNAHGQYRGGPAFYMAKGLRAPWAGHIFSICLILSFGLVFNAVQANSIAEATETAFGIDKIWVGIAVAALAGVVIFGGIRQIARCAEIVVPFMAVVYLGVALYVIAVNIADLPAAIGLILRSAFGLEPAVGGVAGGVAAAMLNGVKRGLFSNEAGMGSAPNIAAVATPDPHHPSAQGFVQALGVFIDTLLICTATAVMILLSDRLVPGSGVTGTQLTQEALIVHIGPFGAYFIAIAIFFFAFTSIVGNYAYAENALVFLKADSTTGISILRCGTLAMVVWGAYESVGTVFNAADTSMGLMAVINLVAICLLSGTVAKLTRDYVTQRRTAPPVFHAADYPELAGEIDEKIWTR from the coding sequence ATGGACAGCCTTATCAATTTTCTGAACGACATCCTGTGGGGCTATCTGCTGATCTATGGGCTGCTGGCGGTGGGGGTGTTTTTCACCATCCGCCTCGGCTTCGTCCAGATCCGGCATTTCCCCGAAATGTTCCGCGCCGTGCTCGGCTCGGCCGAAGGCGACAAAGCCGGTATCTCGCCCTTTCAGGCATTGTGCACCAGCCTCGCCTCTCGCGTGGGGACCGGCAATCTGGCCGGGGTTGCGGTGGCGCTCTATCTGGGTGGTCCCGGCGCGATCTTCTGGATGTGGATGGTGGCGCTGGTCGGCATGGCCACGGCCTATGCCGAAAGCACGCTTGCCCAGCTCTACAAGACCCGCAATGCCCATGGCCAGTATCGCGGCGGCCCGGCCTTCTATATGGCCAAGGGCCTGCGTGCGCCCTGGGCCGGCCATATCTTCTCGATCTGCCTGATCCTGTCCTTCGGGCTGGTGTTCAACGCGGTTCAGGCCAACTCGATCGCCGAGGCCACCGAAACCGCCTTCGGCATCGACAAGATCTGGGTCGGCATCGCGGTCGCGGCGCTGGCCGGCGTGGTGATTTTCGGCGGCATCCGCCAGATCGCGCGCTGCGCCGAAATCGTCGTGCCGTTCATGGCCGTGGTCTATCTGGGCGTGGCGCTCTATGTCATCGCGGTCAACATCGCCGACCTGCCCGCCGCCATCGGCCTGATCCTGCGCAGCGCCTTCGGCCTTGAACCCGCTGTGGGTGGTGTCGCCGGCGGCGTCGCCGCCGCCATGCTCAACGGCGTCAAGCGCGGGCTGTTCTCGAACGAGGCCGGCATGGGCTCGGCCCCCAACATCGCCGCCGTCGCCACCCCCGATCCGCATCACCCCTCGGCGCAGGGATTCGTTCAGGCGCTGGGCGTGTTCATCGACACCCTGCTGATCTGCACCGCAACCGCGGTGATGATCCTGCTGTCCGACCGGCTGGTGCCGGGATCGGGTGTCACCGGCACCCAGCTCACCCAGGAAGCGCTGATCGTGCATATCGGCCCGTTCGGGGCCTATTTCATCGCGATCGCGATCTTCTTCTTCGCCTTCACCAGCATCGTCGGCAACTATGCCTATGCCGAAAACGCCCTGGTGTTCCTGAAGGCCGACAGCACCACCGGCATCAGCATTCTGCGCTGCGGCACGCTGGCCATGGTCGTCTGGGGCGCCTATGAAAGTGTCGGCACGGTGTTCAACGCCGCCGATACCTCGATGGGGCTGATGGCGGTGATCAATCTGGTGGCCATCTGCCTGTTGTCGGGCACGGTCGCCAAGCTGACCCGCGACTATGTCACCCAGCGCCGCACCGCGCCGCCGGTGTTCCACGCCGCCGACTATCCGGAACTCGCCGGCGAGATCGACGAGAAGATCTGGACCCGCTGA
- a CDS encoding LolA family protein, whose translation MSVRRHAHRSSPRATSPMAARVASRLAVLVIAAAAAAIQPAAAQQKPAAAAAAKAPPPPAAASEARRDIEQAERYLNSFRRLQSHFVQVAPDGATSEGTFYLSRPGRLRVEYDPPVDQLIVANGSQLVHYDRKLDQPSYIPLSQTPAGLLTRETFDFDDPLLEFGGYTREAGAFSITVRDAENPDLGSLSLIFTDNPVALRQWVVTDPQRGVTRVTLSNVRLDPTLSRDLFVFNRFDRSTK comes from the coding sequence ATGTCCGTCCGCAGGCACGCTCACCGCAGCAGCCCCAGGGCCACCAGCCCCATGGCCGCGCGGGTCGCATCACGACTGGCAGTGCTTGTCATCGCGGCGGCCGCCGCGGCCATCCAGCCGGCAGCCGCCCAGCAGAAGCCGGCAGCGGCGGCAGCAGCCAAGGCGCCGCCACCGCCCGCCGCCGCCAGCGAAGCGCGCCGCGACATCGAACAGGCGGAACGCTATCTGAACAGCTTCCGCCGGCTTCAGTCGCATTTCGTGCAGGTCGCCCCCGACGGTGCCACCTCGGAAGGCACCTTCTATCTGTCGCGGCCCGGCCGGCTGCGGGTCGAATATGACCCGCCGGTCGATCAGCTGATCGTCGCCAACGGCTCGCAACTGGTCCATTACGACCGCAAGCTCGACCAGCCCTCCTATATCCCGCTCAGCCAGACCCCGGCCGGACTGCTGACCCGCGAGACCTTCGATTTCGACGATCCGCTGCTGGAATTCGGCGGCTACACCCGCGAGGCCGGCGCGTTCTCGATCACCGTGCGCGATGCCGAAAATCCCGATCTGGGATCGCTCAGCCTGATCTTCACCGACAATCCGGTGGCGCTGCGCCAATGGGTGGTGACCGATCCGCAGCGCGGCGTCACCCGCGTCACCCTCAGCAATGTCCGGCTCGATCCCACGCTCAGCCGTGACCTGTTCGTGTTCAACCGGTTCGACCGCTCGACCAAGTGA
- a CDS encoding aminotransferase class I/II-fold pyridoxal phosphate-dependent enzyme — protein MLNPRLASLTDYPFRRLDALLSGLTPPAGRPPLMMSLGEPQAGAPDLINRIVAADHDGFGRYPAVAGTVALRRSMAGWASRRFGLPDGFLDPETGILAAAGTREALFAAIQAVTPERKDGAQPVVLMPNPFYQVYAGGAVMAGAEPVFVPATAQNGFQPDLAAVDTGLWRRASAAIICSPANPQGTVMTEDRMAALIDLARAHDAVLIADECYSEIWTDTPPVGLLEVAARRGLGLDNLLVVNSLSKRSGAPGLRAGFIAGDPRLIAGLLRMRTYSTGFLAPPLMAAATALWDDEDHVAAGRARYRQCMAAAGRILGPAFGWQVPAGGFFAWADVGDGEAAARRLWAEAGIKVLPGGYIARDGNPAHGFPADNPGARYIRIALVHTPDVVEDGLARIARTLAG, from the coding sequence ATGCTCAATCCCCGGCTCGCAAGCCTCACCGACTATCCGTTCCGCCGGCTGGATGCGCTGCTTTCCGGGCTGACCCCGCCTGCCGGCCGTCCGCCGCTGATGATGTCGCTGGGCGAACCCCAGGCCGGTGCGCCGGATCTGATCAACCGGATCGTCGCCGCAGACCATGACGGGTTCGGCCGCTATCCGGCCGTGGCCGGCACAGTGGCGCTGCGCCGGTCGATGGCCGGCTGGGCCAGTCGGCGCTTCGGTCTGCCCGACGGCTTTCTCGACCCCGAAACCGGCATCCTGGCCGCCGCCGGCACGCGGGAGGCGCTGTTCGCCGCCATTCAGGCCGTGACGCCTGAGCGCAAGGACGGGGCACAGCCGGTAGTGCTGATGCCCAACCCGTTCTATCAGGTCTATGCCGGTGGTGCTGTGATGGCCGGGGCCGAACCGGTCTTCGTGCCCGCCACCGCGCAAAATGGCTTTCAGCCCGATCTGGCCGCGGTCGATACCGGGCTGTGGCGCCGGGCGAGTGCCGCCATCATCTGCTCGCCCGCCAATCCGCAGGGCACGGTGATGACGGAAGACCGCATGGCGGCGCTGATCGATCTGGCCCGCGCTCATGACGCGGTGCTGATCGCCGATGAATGCTATTCCGAAATCTGGACCGACACGCCGCCGGTGGGGTTGCTGGAGGTTGCGGCCCGCCGCGGGCTTGGCCTCGACAATCTGCTGGTGGTCAATTCGCTGTCCAAGCGATCGGGCGCGCCGGGTCTGCGCGCCGGCTTCATCGCCGGCGACCCGCGGCTGATCGCCGGGCTGCTCAGGATGCGGACCTATTCCACCGGCTTCCTGGCGCCACCGCTGATGGCCGCCGCCACAGCACTCTGGGACGACGAGGATCATGTCGCGGCCGGGCGCGCGCGCTATCGCCAGTGCATGGCTGCCGCCGGCCGCATCCTGGGGCCGGCCTTCGGCTGGCAGGTGCCGGCGGGCGGGTTCTTCGCCTGGGCCGATGTCGGCGATGGCGAGGCCGCCGCCCGCAGATTGTGGGCCGAGGCCGGCATCAAAGTGCTGCCCGGCGGCTATATCGCCCGCGACGGCAACCCTGCCCACGGCTTCCCCGCCGACAATCCCGGCGCCCGCTATATCCGCATCGCTCTGGTCCACACACCCGATGTCGTGGAGGATGGGTTGGCCCGTATCGCCCGCACCCTGGCTGGATGA
- the amt gene encoding ammonium transporter, whose protein sequence is MALTVTNLRRAAFAAVALALVAAPARAEVDPEVQYILNTFSFIVNGALVMWMAAGFAMLESGLARTKNVATILLKNISLFAIAGITFYLVGYNLMYMNVDGGWIGSLAIWSQSDAVGDAIVYEAGTYSSASDWFFQMVFVATAASIVSGTVAERSKLWAFLLFVVLLTTISYPITGSWVWGGGWLTEMGFLDFAGSTLVHSVGGWAALVGAIIIGPRIGKYSKDGRVNPMPGSNLALATVGTFILWLGWFGFNGGSVLALGTGADATTMSNVVANTSMAAAGGVVASMILSQLLYKKVDLTLALNGALAGLVSITAGPDTPSIGGAILIGAVGGVLASLTVPLLDKLKIDDVVGAIPVHLVAGIWGTLAVPITNADASFVTQFIGIVAIGAFTAIFSAVAWLLIKFTIGIRVSEEVEHGGLDKAELGLEAYPEFGRGSQTM, encoded by the coding sequence ATGGCGCTGACGGTCACCAATCTCCGGCGTGCCGCATTCGCTGCGGTCGCGCTGGCACTTGTCGCCGCACCTGCTCGTGCTGAAGTGGACCCTGAGGTCCAGTACATTCTGAACACCTTCTCGTTCATCGTGAACGGCGCGCTGGTCATGTGGATGGCCGCCGGCTTCGCGATGCTGGAATCCGGTCTCGCCCGCACCAAGAACGTGGCGACGATCCTGCTGAAGAACATCTCGCTGTTCGCGATCGCCGGCATCACCTTCTATCTCGTCGGCTATAACCTGATGTACATGAACGTCGATGGCGGCTGGATCGGCAGCCTGGCGATCTGGTCGCAGAGCGACGCGGTCGGCGATGCCATCGTCTATGAAGCCGGCACCTATTCCTCGGCCTCCGACTGGTTCTTCCAGATGGTGTTCGTGGCCACGGCCGCCTCGATCGTGTCCGGCACGGTCGCCGAGCGCAGCAAGCTGTGGGCGTTTCTGCTCTTCGTCGTGCTGCTCACCACCATCAGCTATCCGATCACCGGCTCGTGGGTCTGGGGCGGCGGCTGGCTGACCGAGATGGGCTTCCTCGACTTCGCCGGCTCCACGCTCGTCCATTCGGTCGGCGGCTGGGCGGCTCTGGTCGGTGCCATCATCATCGGCCCGCGCATCGGCAAGTACTCCAAGGACGGCCGCGTCAACCCGATGCCCGGCTCCAATCTGGCGCTGGCCACCGTCGGCACCTTCATCCTGTGGCTGGGCTGGTTCGGCTTCAACGGCGGCTCGGTCCTGGCCCTCGGCACCGGCGCCGATGCCACCACGATGTCGAACGTGGTCGCCAACACCAGCATGGCGGCGGCCGGCGGCGTGGTCGCGTCGATGATCCTGTCGCAGCTGCTCTACAAGAAGGTCGATCTCACCCTGGCGCTGAACGGCGCGCTGGCCGGCCTGGTGTCGATCACCGCCGGTCCCGACACTCCGTCCATCGGTGGCGCCATCCTGATCGGCGCGGTCGGCGGCGTACTCGCCAGCCTGACGGTGCCGCTGCTCGACAAGCTGAAGATCGACGACGTCGTCGGTGCCATCCCGGTGCATCTGGTCGCCGGCATCTGGGGCACGCTGGCCGTGCCGATCACCAATGCCGATGCCAGCTTCGTCACCCAGTTCATCGGCATCGTCGCCATCGGCGCCTTCACCGCGATCTTCTCGGCCGTCGCCTGGCTGCTGATCAAGTTCACCATCGGCATCCGGGTCTCGGAAGAGGTCGAACATGGTGGCCTCGACAAGGCGGAACTCGGCCTGGAAGCCTACCCTGAGTTCGGGCGCGGCTCGCAGACCATGTAA
- a CDS encoding P-II family nitrogen regulator, giving the protein MKLISAIIKPFKLQAVREALTDLGIQGLTVTEVKGYGRQKGQTEIYRGAEYEVNFVPKLKIEVALNDDLLDAAIEAIQTNAQTGKIGDGKIFVFDLERVVRIRTGETDKDAL; this is encoded by the coding sequence ATGAAGCTGATCTCTGCGATCATCAAGCCCTTCAAGCTGCAAGCCGTTCGCGAAGCCCTGACCGACCTGGGCATCCAGGGCCTGACCGTGACCGAGGTAAAGGGTTACGGGCGTCAGAAGGGCCAGACCGAGATCTATCGGGGCGCTGAGTACGAAGTGAATTTCGTGCCCAAGCTGAAGATCGAGGTCGCGCTGAACGACGATCTTCTCGATGCGGCGATCGAGGCGATTCAGACCAATGCCCAGACCGGCAAGATCGGCGACGGCAAGATCTTCGTGTTCGATCTGGAGCGCGTGGTGCGCATCCGCACGGGCGAAACCGACAAGGATGCTCTCTGA
- a CDS encoding DNA translocase FtsK, translating to MAARLTGNARTNRFLPAGAAGVFARLGGVAGGLCVAAAALCLILALASYDPTDPSLNNTSEFPLVNNLLGLSGAYFADMSLQALGLGALMLPLVMLGWSWRLMRGRGLPMLWLNLTILPVALVTTAGLAAAFGRPEGWPLESGLGGVVGMLLYARLTAIIGVGPYLVVTLGLTLLGGFAASGMALGDWQRIGGGIAAGAGLIARGGGALARLGRRGDDDGDPRAAARDRRRAARLARQGQPEGRRQSEPRFDDDAPPPVARRREAVAAEASSPDGPGREGGPRIGAPRRNIEAAAAEARRRNPLDLDDGGNYRLPALDLLALAPRGSGQGQDPGLLAEQARGLEKVLEDYGVKGRIVEVRPGPVVTLFELEPAPGIKSSRVISLADDIARSMSAISARVAVIPGRNAIGIELPNPRRETVYLRELLASESYENTASRLALALGKDIGGVPVVADLARMPHLLVAGTTGSGKSVAINTMILSLLYRLSPDQCKFIMIDPKMLELSVYEGIPHLLAPVVTEPGKAVVALKWAVREMEGRYRAMSNLGVRNIGGYNKRVAEARDAGEVLTRTVQTGFDAETGKPVFEEQGLETEPMPYIVVVVDEMADLMLVAGKDIEAAIQRLAQMARAAGIHLIMATQRPSVDVITGTIKANFPTRISFQVTSKIDSRTILGEQGAEQLLGQGDMLHMEGGGRITRVHGPFVSDEEVEKVVRALKEQGMPSYIEAVTDDPELAQSTTAELIGSGSGGGGGEDDLYDQALAVVLRERRASTSFIQRHLQIGYNRAARLIERMENEGVVSRADRTGRREVLLGEQGAD from the coding sequence ATGGCCGCACGCTTGACCGGAAACGCCCGGACCAACCGCTTCCTGCCCGCCGGCGCCGCGGGTGTGTTCGCACGTCTGGGCGGCGTGGCCGGCGGCCTGTGCGTCGCCGCGGCGGCGCTGTGCCTGATTCTGGCGCTCGCAAGCTATGACCCGACCGACCCGTCGCTGAACAACACCTCGGAATTCCCGCTGGTCAACAACCTGCTGGGGCTGTCGGGGGCCTATTTCGCCGACATGTCGCTGCAGGCCCTGGGGCTGGGGGCGCTGATGCTGCCGCTGGTGATGCTGGGCTGGTCGTGGCGGCTGATGCGCGGCCGCGGTCTGCCGATGCTGTGGCTGAACCTCACCATTCTGCCGGTGGCCCTGGTCACCACCGCCGGCCTTGCCGCCGCCTTCGGCCGGCCCGAGGGCTGGCCGCTGGAAAGCGGGCTGGGCGGTGTCGTCGGCATGCTGCTTTATGCGCGCCTGACCGCCATTATCGGCGTTGGCCCCTATCTGGTCGTCACCCTTGGCCTGACCCTTCTGGGCGGGTTTGCCGCATCGGGCATGGCGCTGGGCGACTGGCAGCGCATTGGCGGCGGCATCGCCGCCGGCGCCGGGCTGATTGCCCGTGGTGGTGGCGCGCTTGCCCGGTTGGGCCGGCGCGGCGATGACGACGGCGACCCGCGCGCGGCCGCCCGCGACCGCCGCCGCGCCGCCCGCCTCGCCCGCCAGGGCCAGCCCGAGGGCCGTCGCCAGTCGGAGCCGCGCTTCGACGACGATGCCCCGCCGCCTGTGGCGCGCCGCCGCGAGGCTGTCGCCGCCGAGGCGTCGAGCCCCGATGGCCCCGGCCGCGAGGGAGGCCCGCGCATCGGCGCGCCGCGCCGCAATATCGAGGCCGCCGCCGCCGAGGCCCGCCGCCGCAACCCGCTGGACCTGGATGATGGCGGCAATTATCGGCTGCCGGCGCTGGATCTGCTGGCGCTGGCGCCGCGCGGCAGCGGCCAGGGCCAGGATCCGGGCCTGCTGGCCGAACAGGCGCGCGGGCTTGAGAAGGTGCTGGAGGATTACGGCGTCAAAGGCCGGATCGTCGAGGTCCGCCCCGGCCCGGTGGTGACGCTGTTCGAACTGGAACCCGCGCCGGGGATCAAATCCTCACGCGTGATCAGCCTGGCCGACGACATCGCCCGCTCGATGAGCGCCATATCCGCGCGCGTGGCGGTGATCCCCGGCCGCAACGCCATCGGCATTGAGCTGCCCAATCCCCGGCGGGAGACGGTGTATCTGCGCGAACTGCTCGCCAGCGAAAGCTATGAGAACACCGCATCGCGGCTGGCGCTGGCGCTGGGCAAGGACATCGGCGGCGTGCCGGTGGTGGCCGATCTGGCGCGGATGCCGCATCTGCTGGTCGCCGGCACCACCGGATCGGGCAAGTCGGTCGCGATCAACACCATGATCCTGTCGCTGCTCTACCGACTGTCGCCCGATCAGTGCAAATTCATCATGATCGACCCCAAGATGCTGGAGTTGTCGGTCTATGAGGGCATTCCCCATCTGCTGGCACCGGTGGTGACCGAACCGGGCAAAGCGGTGGTGGCGCTGAAATGGGCGGTGCGCGAGATGGAGGGCCGCTATCGCGCCATGTCCAATCTGGGCGTGCGCAATATCGGCGGCTACAACAAGCGTGTCGCCGAGGCGCGCGATGCCGGCGAGGTGCTGACCCGCACGGTCCAGACCGGCTTCGACGCCGAGACCGGCAAACCGGTCTTCGAGGAACAGGGCCTCGAAACCGAGCCCATGCCCTATATCGTGGTCGTGGTCGACGAGATGGCCGATCTGATGCTGGTCGCGGGCAAGGATATCGAGGCCGCGATCCAGCGTCTGGCGCAGATGGCGCGCGCGGCCGGCATCCACCTGATCATGGCCACCCAGCGGCCGTCGGTCGACGTCATCACCGGCACGATCAAGGCCAATTTCCCCACCCGGATCTCGTTCCAGGTGACCAGCAAGATCGACAGCCGCACCATTCTGGGCGAACAGGGCGCCGAACAGCTGCTGGGCCAGGGCGACATGCTGCACATGGAAGGCGGCGGCCGCATCACCCGCGTGCACGGCCCCTTCGTGTCGGACGAAGAGGTCGAGAAGGTGGTGCGGGCCCTTAAAGAACAGGGCATGCCATCCTACATCGAAGCCGTGACCGACGATCCCGAGCTCGCCCAGTCGACCACCGCCGAGTTGATCGGCAGCGGATCCGGGGGCGGCGGTGGCGAGGATGACCTGTACGACCAGGCGCTCGCCGTCGTGCTCAGGGAACGCCGGGCCTCGACCAGCTTCATTCAGCGCCACCTCCAGATCGGCTATAACCGGGCGGCGCGGCTGATCGAGCGCATGGAGAATGAAGGTGTCGTCAGCCGGGCCGACCGCACCGGTCGCCGGGAGGTTCTGCTCGGCGAGCAGGGCGCCGACTGA
- a CDS encoding MATE family efflux transporter, which yields MTSGQAAATAGPDITSRAVWAIAGPMILSNLSIAALGAVDTGVAGHLGSATPLAAAAIGSQLVAYLAWGAGFLRMSTTGLAAAASGRGDLAEEAAVLWRGLAAGLIAAIVLSALAAGFLGPLVRVFGPPPAVAALAGDYILIRLAGLPAALAVLVLVGWFVGRGDARLPLAMILATNIVNAGLDVVLALWLGMGLAGVALASAIAEWTGCLIGLAAAFRHLARRHRLRPDMARLTDWPALARFARVNGDIFVRTLLLIGSFALFMSLAGRLGTNTLAATALLLTFLTIASYGLDGMAYAAESLAGRALGAGDMAGFDRAVRVTGLWTLGLGLVAALAFAVGGPWLIRALTDLAPVRALALSLLPYAVALPLVAWACVWLDGVFIGATWSGAMRDAMLLAFAIHLGPALLLPDIMGADGLWIAFLGLFAARGLAMAGWYTIRRRRLGAALSITAPASATATAR from the coding sequence ATGACGTCCGGGCAGGCGGCCGCCACGGCCGGACCGGACATCACCAGCCGGGCGGTGTGGGCGATCGCCGGGCCGATGATCCTGTCGAACCTGTCGATCGCGGCCCTGGGCGCGGTCGACACCGGCGTTGCCGGACATCTGGGCAGTGCGACACCGCTGGCTGCCGCCGCCATCGGCAGCCAACTCGTCGCCTATCTGGCCTGGGGCGCCGGCTTCCTCAGGATGAGCACCACCGGCCTCGCCGCCGCCGCCAGCGGTCGCGGCGATCTGGCCGAAGAGGCGGCGGTGCTGTGGCGCGGGCTTGCCGCCGGGCTGATCGCCGCCATCGTGCTGTCGGCGCTGGCGGCTGGATTCCTGGGGCCGCTGGTCCGGGTCTTCGGGCCGCCGCCGGCGGTGGCGGCGCTGGCGGGCGATTATATCCTGATCCGTCTGGCCGGGCTGCCGGCGGCATTGGCGGTGCTGGTGCTGGTCGGCTGGTTCGTGGGCCGGGGCGATGCCCGGCTGCCGCTGGCCATGATCCTGGCCACCAACATCGTCAATGCCGGGCTGGATGTGGTGCTGGCGCTGTGGCTGGGCATGGGGCTTGCCGGTGTGGCGCTGGCCAGCGCCATCGCCGAATGGACCGGCTGCCTGATCGGGCTGGCCGCAGCCTTCCGCCATCTGGCGCGCCGCCACCGGCTGCGGCCCGATATGGCACGGCTGACCGACTGGCCGGCGCTGGCGCGCTTCGCGCGGGTCAATGGCGATATCTTCGTCCGCACGCTGCTGCTGATCGGCAGCTTCGCGCTGTTCATGAGTCTGGCCGGGCGGCTCGGCACCAACACGCTTGCCGCCACGGCCTTGCTGCTCACCTTCCTCACCATCGCCTCCTATGGCCTGGATGGCATGGCCTATGCGGCCGAAAGCCTGGCCGGCCGGGCGCTTGGGGCCGGCGACATGGCAGGCTTCGACCGGGCGGTGCGGGTCACCGGCCTGTGGACGCTGGGCCTGGGGCTGGTGGCGGCGCTGGCCTTCGCGGTCGGCGGGCCGTGGCTGATCCGGGCGCTGACCGATCTGGCGCCGGTGCGTGCGCTGGCCTTGTCGCTTCTGCCCTATGCGGTGGCGCTGCCGCTCGTCGCCTGGGCCTGTGTCTGGCTCGACGGCGTGTTCATCGGCGCCACCTGGTCGGGTGCCATGCGCGATGCCATGCTGCTGGCCTTCGCAATCCATCTTGGACCGGCGCTGCTTCTACCCGATATCATGGGGGCGGACGGGTTGTGGATCGCCTTCCTCGGCCTGTTCGCGGCGCGCGGTCTGGCCATGGCCGGCTGGTACACCATCCGCCGCCGGCGCCTGGGGGCCGCCCTGTCAATCACAGCCCCTGCGTCCGCCACCGCCACCGCCCGGTGA